The sequence below is a genomic window from Dermacentor albipictus isolate Rhodes 1998 colony chromosome 2, USDA_Dalb.pri_finalv2, whole genome shotgun sequence.
GGTAAGAGGCCAAGAATGCTTTGGACTAGAAACATCGAAATGCACAGTACAGAGCCCTTGCAGAATTTTATGAAGTAACAGGTGCATCCTGACATTCTATCGCAAACTGGGTGACAACACCTTGCATAAAAATACTTTAAAACTTGGCTGCTTTTGTGGTCCACCCTGTATTCTATTTAAAATGCTTCAGAACATTGCCTCATTGAACTCAGACATGTTACGTATATAAGGCATGACGTGACTGACTGTCATATCATTTTAATATTGCTGATGCGCAAAATAACAAGAACTGCCATAGCTGGGATGAAGAGGACTTACCAGTAAGTACTGTAGGAGACCTGTGTGGTTTGGCACCTTCATGTACTTCCCACCAGTGATGTCACAGCCCTAAGAAACAATAGCGACACAGAGCAGGCTTCTAGCATCTCTCTCATGTCACAGTAAATGCAAACTAAATGGCACAGCTGTGCCATTGTACAAACAAGATGTCAAAATAATGCTACATCCAATTTTGAAATACATTCTTGACTACACACATGATTTTCTCTCACATAATTTTTGCAACATTTCTAGTTCCTCTCCATCAGCTAGTAGTTCGCACACTCAAAGCAACATCTCTGGAAATTGGATTTGAGCACAGAACAATGTAGTTAATTGAACAGATTGCCAGCTATCACTAGATTAACTGACTGGTAATCCAGTTGCACGGACGCACATAATGTCTCAAATGAAAACAAAACCAAACCACACGTATGGCAGTATTCCGCTGCGATCGCTGTCTGCGCAGTGTTGCAATGACCGCAGAAAAGGTTGCTTGCACAACACAGATATCTAGCTGTCTTACTTTGTTAGCATTTCAAACTTGTGGTTCTTATCCTTATTTTATCTTGGCATGTCTTGAGAGGACAAAGACTGCCGCAGAATTACCTTTTGCAGTGACAGAAAGCAAGTTTGTTAAGCACAGAGGTTATCTCTGGAAAACTGCATGCAAAATTTTAAAGAGCGTGATGGGCTGATTAGGATCAAGCAACTTTGACTCATTTGCCAATTCATTGTTCTTCACGACTATGTCATTCACTGGTTAATTTGATCATCTATCCATTAGTCATTGAACCATACTAGAAATAGTCATTTCAGAGTACGGCACACTTTAAATCAAGCAAATGTACTCAGCCACATGTATGAGATTTCAAGAAGTACATTACTAGAGTACATTACTAGAGAGCAGCAGATGATAATTTGTGGAAAGCCCtcaattaatttatttttttttactaccaGGAAAGCTTCTTCTTTTTAAAAACATTAAAGAAGTGCAATTTATGACCAACACGAATAGTGGTAGCATAGGTCTATGCCTAATTTCTTGAATCACTGGCTTGAAGCACAAGAAATGAATGTTACTATAAGCCGCTGGACACCAAAACAGAAAGTTCACTGGTGACACAAAAAAGAAGCGATGAGGGCAGAGCAAAAAAAGCTCACCTGCTGAAGCAAGCCAGAGTCCTTTTCAAGGACACATGCATCTATGATGACATTCTGAAAAACAATGAGGGTTAATTCAAAAGCACAACTGCAAAATacccatattttaattttttgtcaACTTATATTTGCCAGCACCACTATTAAAgtgcaaaacaaaacaacaacaaattctGCGGTTTTAGGTGCTAGAACCacatctgattatgacgcacgctgcAGTAAGTAAtttcgaattaattttgaccacctggggttctttaacgagcacctaattCCCACTACAGGAATATTTTTGCATTTTGACCCttttgaaatgcggccaccgaggTCATGATTTCATCCTGCGAACTCGTGCTTATGAGCACAGCTCCGCAGACACTAAGGCACCGTGGGGGGGTTATAAAACCAACTTTCGTTGGCATACATACTCCTCCTGAACCTCTGTTGGGATTCGTCACTCGGTGACGCTAAAAAAGCAAATTACATTACGTCAGCAGAAACTCACTGATGTTGTGCCCCAACACCACTCTGCTGGCACAGTTTCTGCATGTGCAGTGCCCCCTCTGTGCCAGCCTGCAACTCCCCTAGAATGCCAATGTACAGCCTCTGAGACTGTCAGAGCCGCAGATGGTTATCGTGCAGTGCCAAGGATCTCGGAGTCAGGAGGACTTACAATCCTCTGTACAACACTGAGAAGATTAATATCATGGAGAGACATGCAGCCTTGAATGGCAATTTGTGCCTCAATTTTGCTCTCACTTGCCACACAATAAATGCTAAAAATTTTTGAAGAATGTACCTTACAGTTGCAGAGGTATACATCATGTTTGTTGTTCAGGCAGACTTGACAGAGCATCATTGCGTGCAGTTGCACATATCAATGCACAATCCTCCATGATAAGGCTATATTGCTAGGTATATTTTAGCAGATCGAGTACGATATACTTCGTCACACCTGTGCCACTGTGCGAGACGCACTCACAATACGACTGTTCATGCAGTTCAAACGTTCCGGCCACACGCAGAAAAAAAGGACCATTTTATCAGAGTTTGCCGATTATAGCGCATTCTTGAACACACAGGGCCATCTCAAGAGAATCTAGAATGTATGATGATTCTCCTGTAAATAGGCGACTGCCTGATAGCAGCGTCATATGATTCGATGACTACCAACTGCACTTTTTGCTTCCGCCACCAGAGTTCTACTTTGATTTAGaaggcacaagttcacccaataaataGTTACTTCCACGCTTGTTGGTTTCCTGTTTGTCTGCCGGCCTGCTTGCCAGCGCATgtcactactacatgacaatGCAAGCAGCCTGCATGCTGTACCTTGATGGGCATTCTTCTACAGGCATCCAACAAACACTCGATAGTGGTTAAAGAggcactaaaggaaaatataaagCCAAGCTAGATCAATATATCATTTGTCCGTAAATCCACAGTGGTTTCCTGCATGCCCATGCGTCATTTTGTAGCATAGAAAACTGTCACGAAATGTCCCACTGATGTCCCCGATTTGAACCGCTCACATCTCGACAGACGAGTTGAAGCATTCTCCCTGTGACCTTCTATGGCACTGTCTGTGAACCAGACAGTGCTGATGTGACAGGTAAAGTAACATAATTCACTAACAAATGGCACCACTTCGATTTTACATTCTTGTCATTTTCTCACTTCAGAAAGCTCTGTTCTTGCTACCATTGATGAATTTGTTATTACTgaagcctaatctttcaatctagctcgaTTTAATATtgtcctttagtgtccctttaaggggcaACTGGGCCTTTGAGCAAAATTTTACTAAAATCTTTACTCTCCACGTTATGGTGCTAAAAATGCGTGCACACCGGTAAACTTATGGGCTAATTTTGAATATGAGGCTTATTTCTGCTTATTTCATTTCGTCCTAATTTTATGGAAGCTTCCTTCACTTatagggcaactccggcgatttttcggTGTCCGCTTACCTTTTTCAAGTTTTCAATATAagttctcttttgcactctgacCATCAGTTTCAAATGATATGGCTGCAAATCATTCAGTtttcttgaaaattaatttcaaagATTGGACATGTGTCCTCGACTCATGCCCATGAATGTAtgactggccaccctgtgtttgtacTGGCCAGCCTGTGCTTGTAACGTCAGAGACTACTACGCCACTTTGTCCAGAAACAACAAAGCTGGCTCCTTTTTCTACGAGACGACAGTCGACAACCATCGTTTTCACAGACATGATAACCGGTGATTCTCTCCATCTTGCCAAAGCACAATGCGTTGAGCTTGGGCACGTCAGCTGCCCAGCGCGATAGTAGCTGGTCAAAAGCAAATGGCAATCCTTCAGCACTCTTACTGTCACAGAAATTGCTGCTGTCTAGTTCGAAAGAGCTttaaaagctccctgtgtcatCAGGAGACATCACCAGCTTCGCTCTTTTGGCGTTAGTGCTTTGTGTACTGTGTGTTTACATTACGGTAGTGTAcgatctgacgtcatcgactcattgtgacatcacacgaagcagctaccagTTTCGACTTTggcacttcatttattggttatttaaagtTACTGATgagtttctaagcaaattgaaccatCCTACCGGTTACAGGGCTGTCAAGCCATTTGAAAATGACGATATCCTAatatgggcaaaaaaaaaaaacgccagaggTGCCCTTTAAAGAGGCCCTGCAATGCTCCTGAGAAAGCTTGTTGGGCAGCACTAATAGCATCACCACGAGGCGATGATTCCATGCACATCTTGTGACGGACGTGACATCAACGTGCGGCACTATGATCACTGCTTAAAAATGGAATGTGCGATTTCTGTTTGCACGATATTTGATTATATTTATGTTTGCGTGATATGACAAAACAAAAACTATGGCCTGACCTTCAACAGCTATTTTAGTTATCGCATAACTATCACACAGTCAGGTACAACGTGTTGTAACCATGGGAATGATGCACCAATATGCCATGCACATGGCGCGCCAATGTCCAACTTGCGGCAGCCGCTGTAACCATAGTAGAGATGCTATGGCCTCTGAGAATGGACCATGCACTGCCTGATTGTGGAGGCCGTGCTGGTGCCATCAACAAGCTGAGAAGCCTAGACAAACAAGGCATGCAAATGTTCGCTTTGTAACATGAATGTCCTGCTGCTAGCGGGCGCTGTAGTTTTACCTCATGGAAGAGTGAGATGCCACATCCAGAAGTGCGAAAATTCTAGTTCAGGCAAACTCTCATTTTGCTTGCATTTTGAAGTTTCTGTAAACGCAACTTGGGCTTGTGTTCGTTAATTATCCTGGTTACAGAGGTGGAAGAGGTATTTGACCTACTGGCGCAGGCAAAAATCTGATTTCGCACAGCGACAAACACCTTTGGTGCAGTGTCCAACACGCCTAGATTCAAGATATGCTTACGATTTCAACTTGAACAAAAAATTGAGCGGAGCTAGAATTATGTGTATCAATCAGAGATTCAGGCTAAAAATTACCAGAACAGTTCAATCAATTTTTAACAGTAACTAGAATGGCTTTCCTTGTGTGTATATCCCGCTGCAGAGTTGCTTCTAAGACTTTAGCGTTGCACATACGGTGCATCTCAAAAGAGCAAGAACAAAGTTTGCTAAACTAGAGCATGTCAACAAGACCATGCCCTGGAATGTGCACGATTAAACCAAAGTTACAGTTAAGACATCCAAGATGGCTTCTAATGTGCGCATGGCAGGAGGGATTGCCATGGTACATACACAACATGACGCATGTGAAAGCTGATTAAATTACAACAATGGAATCTGCTCTTCTGATCACGCAGTATTGCAAAGAATGTCCCCAGTCACAAGCAAACATATTACAAGATTTAGTGGCACCAGACATTCAACAATGCATTTTTTTTGGTACAATATCCTCTTTCGCGAGCTTCATGCCATGCTGGTACAAGATATAAACTGTAGCATGGACTAACATGAATGTCGCACACTGGCTGTACATTGGAACATTTGCCAGAGAGAAATGCAACACAAGCATAAAAACAGCGAATGAAGAACCGTTGGCATCTGTTATCCATGGCTATGGCCACCTCAGTGACTTTCACAATGATGATGGCGGCATGGTTTAGCTTTTGGTTTGTTTTACTGGCCGAGACCTTTCGCTCTTATGCTTCATTTGGCACAGGCTTGGTGCCATTTTGCACTAAAATGCTACTTTGAGCAGGACAGCACAAAGGATCACTCCTGGTGCAATTTGGTGGAAGTGGCGCAGCTGTTGCAAACCTGTAATTCGTCTCCATAGTTCCAGGAAAACACTCAGGTGAGTGCTTCTCTGGAACTATGTTTTACTCACGCATCTGTAGGTGCAACACATACCCATTACACGGTATAGGTAAGCTTAACTTTAGCTTACCTATACTTAATTACCTCATTAATTACCTAAGCTTAATTTGCCTTAATGCCTGTTTAGATGCAACAAGAACCATAAAACTACAATGGTAATGAAGTGAATGGCAGCTGCAATTACTAACCTTTTTCTGTGCAGTAAAGAAGACATTCATGAAGTTGAGGTACTGAGAAGCACTTTCACCTGATGCAGATAGCACCTGTAAGGAGGAAGAAAATATTTAACTATTCGTAAAAATTACACCCATCATTACGCTAAACTTACCAGTATTCGGGATGCTATTTTTTTCTGACCTGCCGTCTCCTTTTCTATCCTGTGAATGTCTGTGGTTTTTATAGGTTCAGGAGAATATGCATCAAACTCAACACAAGCAGATTATAACATttagtgcaaagaaaaaaaaagcgtccaATTTCCGAAAAAGATACAACAAAGGGCAAGGCTGAGTCCTCCTGTGAGCAGGGTTTCCGAAATGTGTGATTCAGACTTATCTGAAAGTGAGAAGGAATACAGAAGATGATGTAAGACTTCTCTGCGCTGTGCCTAAATGACAAAAGTACTGCATTTGTTTCTCCTTCTGTCGCCCCGCAGTGAACAGCATCCTAATAACAGTCACCATGCCTACCATGTTGACATTGCATGTGATGTCAAGGCATGGTTGGGACACTCAAAAAATGCTGGTGGTCATGAGACAGTACAGTGTTACAAAGCACAGGCAAGCCACATCACTAACAAACTGTTGTGTTATGCCTTAAGTATGGGCCTCAGCTGCCCAACCATGATGTTGCCTGCTCCACAACATACACCAGCTGCCTCGCATGACATCAAGGTGTGCAGGTGAAGGTGCCCTGTTGGTTATTAGCCATAAAACAGTTCGACCAGATAGGATGCATGCATGAATCATAGGGTGAGTTTCCTTGCAATGTGGATGCCAGGATAATAAAAAGTGTCCCACAGTAAAACTGCTGGAATGGTGCAGGACTGATTTCAATAGCTGATGGTGAATGGTAGCTTTAAACAAATGACACAAGGGCAAATAAGAGCACAGAGTGGCATGTGAATGGTTGTTTAAAACAAATGATACAAGGGCATATAAGAGCACAGAGTGGCATGTGAAGCTTATAAGTTTTATTGCACACAATGTTATGAAGTACTGGAGTGTTCTCAGGAAATGGGTGCTGTAGACATGAAAGCAAGTGAAATGTTCAGGTGTAGTATGTCGAACTGATGTAATAGTACCAAAACTATGGAAGTGCATTTTCAAAGCATAAAATTAGCTTTGTGCATGCATTCCCAGGTTGAGTAGACACGAATAAATAGCATATAATTCTAATTACTCCTCTGCACATTGACTGATTAGTTTTGGTATGTGCAATGAAATTCATCAAATGAGAAGCTCATTAGGTCACGTATATCTACTGGAGAAAGCAAGAGGAAGAAAGCCCAGGAAAGCATAATGGAAACAGTGTTCTTAATTTCACGGAGCTATTTATGTTTGGCTCTTGATATAATCTTACAAAAGTAATTCCAAGTTCCAAACAAATGGTTTATGACAAAGCAATACAGTGCAACAATCGGCAACACTGCAATATTAGCGGTCACTTGTATCACTATTTTCACTAGAATGCCCATTTGGGCACATCCATATTCAATAACAAAGCATTTAGTGCAGCACAATTAGCAATAGCAAGATCATGCAATGAGAACGCTGTCTGGCCGTTGTCACAGCTTGCTGACAATAAAAACGTAACGTCTTTATTTGTGGCGTTATGGCATCACTTTTAGTACTCTGTTGCTACTGAAACACAGCTTTGCAGCACACTTCTTAGTCCTTTCTTAGAATTCTCTAAACATGATTTGCACTTGAACTAAAACTTACCTGACAAAACTAGCTCTTTAACGCCTTCCTTGATGGCATTTGTAACTTCGCTGAAGAGTTCGTACTGCCCATCCACTGAGACGGTTTCTTGGGCAGGGGGCTGAGCTTTGGGGTAAAGAAAAATGCTGAAAACAAAAACGGATGCATCACACACAAACCGTCACAGCCATTCGCTGCACCAACACACACTTTTGCCAACTGTACCTTTTGTGTGAATGGCAGGCAATGACTGCCAACCTGTTGCATGGGTTGAGCATCAGATGCGAATTGCAGAACACGGTGGCCGCATCGAGAAACCTTGATACTATCCCCTGCAAACATAATATACACTCAGTCATCAATCAGATGCAGCCACACACTCAGTAATCTGATACAAATGCCAAGTACACATGCTACACGGTGCTGCAGCAGCCAGTAAAACTTCAACAGCTGACCGTTGGAAAGGCGAaaacattacatgtcctgcaGTTCAACACAGGTACGTACGTACTGTATGCGTACACGCACAAATCTGCCTTATAGTAAACCAGAGCATTGCAATTGTCTCTTTGTAGGTAACGTTAAGTGTGTGTGAAggacgtgtgtgtgtttgtcggTCTCCCATCAAGCTGAAACCCCCGATATCTTGATCCACATCTAAGGTGCGCCGTTCACAACACTAAACTCGGAACAGTACGTTACATGCGAACATAAATTGCACATTTGCCAGCACTGCAACATGCATGAAGGATGTGTTGCGACTTTTGGAACAAGGGATAGATACAAATGCAGAATACACGAAAAACAAAATGATGAGACCTTGCAGCAGACGCTCACCTCTTCATTCTGAAGTAAACTGGCGCAAGGATTTGTGTCGATGATCGTGACCAACAAGCTCCCTTCATCTTCTGTTCAAAAATAAATTACGGAAGAAATATGAACTATATGCAATCGTTATTCACGATTATCCGACAAGCAAGTTGAAATCGTCGGGACAATTATTAATGAAACGAAAATTGTTTGTTCGCTCGAAGATAGATTCTAAAGAGAACAAACGTGAATGATAGAACATACCGCAGGGCATGGTGAACGATATTTAAATACTTTCGCTGTAGTATGCAGTTAGAAACAATAGAGTATGAAAATAAACTTCGAAAACATTCTCAGTACATGAATGTACCGCGGCGCACCCACGATAAGCCGGTTTGCCGGCGACGGAAAGTTGCTTCAAAGCCCAAAACTATCCAAAAACTATTTTGCTGTCAAAACGTGAAGTTTAAGGATGGCGGCTGTGACGTCAACAATTGCTTATAAGCGTGGTCTTCAGAATtgttcttttgatgtcgctcgtAGGTGTTAGACATTCCAAACTTAAGAAATAAGCTCATTAACGTTTTATTCAAACGTTATTTTTACTTCAAAACTTAAGATGCACAAAAAtagaaagtgtctgcgttcacccggtgaacgcagcgcaagcgttaggttcacccaaacgtcacgtccgggacgccacatccggtctttgttttttcacgtccgtgatgtcacatctggcctttttggcggcataatatggcatatggcaggctcggtgtgcacgaagcggtggatcgcttatttttcgggcttttgcttctcgtaagtatacttcgtctttgcgtttgatgtgcatctacaacgcgtagctaatctttcgactgcatgatgccatatataggtgttctgtgatgatactttatagccaggttcctcacgagcttttgtgatgcattgcagggaccgccacaccggccagccagtgctacagtgtcctaatgcagagaacgtatattacacggaactgcgctccttcagagttatttagagtctttgtcagaagcacgtaacagtaacattacttggttacggtgctgctacatggcagaatatttgaatggcagatgtcccgagtgcggcatgtaagtacgtacgtacgcgcgcttgtttagcctaaataagagtttctattgttccccaatggaaatgcacattcctgatgcacggttcagatctgccggctaagggcggtagtgaataaagtcaccaaattgcggcctcgttgcggtctcgcattgcggcctcattgcacggtcgggaaaaattgctttagaaccaaaatttcgctgcgctgtcagtagccattcactgataagctttctccgcagcgtaatgctcagtgcaggtgtgatgggggttgtgtgtgcggtcggtatgtgaccgatattcctgaacgcagtgtcattcagcgatgtgcacagctgtggctgattgtagaatgtgggctgtgacaggagtgatggggaccatgctcctgcctcggccaaggttgcagcgatttcagagctgcagggatcgcccaggcagaacctaatctcggccctatgctgcagctccagcttcttgagacgggcacgtggtagtgccacgagtgggaggacgtaccgcaggcgtgaggtggctactgcatggtacagccgtagagcccacctagtggtgcagctctgtcctcgggcaacaagctgggagactgccttgtggacccggaggacctggacatgcagggtcttgacagcaggcagccaggtcagccggtgatgaacgtgtagccccgggtacgtcactgccgggcttcaaggtcgccttccagttgcagctgtgcagcgggcggttgctcttgggtggagcagcatggcctccgtcttccttgccgagatggcaaggccaatgcagctcaggtaagcagcggcggtgtcgagggctctttgcagagccgagcgcgcactgctgtggctgtgtggtggatttcgcacacatagggtgatgtggtccgcgttgatggaggtattcacgtggttgtgggggtcagtctgcaggacagcaagcagtcgggccaggttgaacaggaaagggctcaccactgatccttgtgggacgccctctaccaaataggtccagggcctgctgaacgactggatagggcaggccgtcaaaggcccccttcatgccgataagcaccaggagcacggcgtcactgcaggccttggcctcttccagcgtggagaccacgtccacgatggagtccgcactgcatcagctccgccggaagcctatctgctcatcggccagaaagcaatggcctccatcagcttgcaagcagcagaggtgagtgagactggccgataggagctcacgtttttcagccggccttcaggatgggggccacgtaggctgtgcgccatgactccggcacctgccctgactgccagatgtttaagcagtcaagcaggtgcagctgctcgctggcggccaggttgcgaagcatttgggttcctggtgcactgggctcctggtgcactgcgatgcttggagctcgtgcagcgtcagcgggtcctggtagatagccataacctggctcgatggccaccctgggtggtgagagagaagggaagacggaaaggcagggaggttaaccaggctgagtccagtttgctaccctacacgtggggaggggaatggggagtgaaagaggaagagagagaacttaagtgtaggatgtctatattcgggcactcaagtctgttgccctcaggtagcgaaaaagcgctcggactgctttctgggccaatgaactgtgaggccaggctcccaagactggatgacaggccatttacagaagcgaagaacctgtgtggtggttgtgcaggcagctaggcaggctgacggaaggctgccctatcttcaggatggctgcagtgcgtggtacagccagcgcaaactggttggcgaggagctccgcaagggcctcttcgctgatgctcagcgtgatggccacggcgaggacaggttgtaggcttcctctcctgctggtgagggatttgagcagtctccaagccaggggtcccctggacctgcctcgatggcagagcagaggctcctcctgcgccgggcttggcgtctgcagcgggcatctgcacgtctgtactcggtccaatgctctgccttgcccgtccggattgctccatgctccatacggcgcctggaggcacgaatgttgagcaggtggaggtccggagcgggggtatctggttgggtagagcactgaacagtggcagcctgagcacaatccacgatggcgctcaggaagtcacggccatcgtccaacttgctgcagtgcttccggaacagggaccagtctgtgacgtaagttcttgacctagg
It includes:
- the Tfb4 gene encoding general transcription factor IIH subunit 3; the protein is MPCEDEGSLLVTIIDTNPCASLLQNEEGIVSRFLDAATVFCNSHLMLNPCNRLAVIACHSHKSIFLYPKAQPPAQETVSVDGQYELFSEVTNAIKEGVKELVLSDKSESHISETLLTGGLSLALCYIHRIEKETAGQKKIASRILVLSASGESASQYLNFMNVFFTAQKKNVIIDACVLEKDSGLLQQGCDITGGKYMKVPNHTGLLQYLLWLFLPDKSTRDYLVFPPPVHVDYRAACFCHRNLIEIGYVCSVCLSIFCAFSPICSTCQTAFKFTGPLPSLLKAKKKKQKLGI